A region of the Candidatus Gastranaerophilales bacterium genome:
TCAAAAGAGTCTACTTCAACATTTTTTATCTCTTTTACCGATTCCTTGATTAACTCAACCCTTGTTTGTGTATCGATAAAAGCATGCTTTGCGGGATGCACGCTTACGGCAATAATTACCCTGTCAAAAATTTTGACGGCTTTTTTTAATACGTCTATATGCCCTTTTGTAATAGGGTCAAAGCTCCCCGGATAAATTGCTAAAGACAATACTCTTCCTCTGAAATAATATTCTTCACTATCTATTATACAAACATAGTAGTCAAAAAGTTAAATATAATAAGTTATGTAAAGAGATTTTAGTTATAGAAATCTTTATTTAGTGAATATTACTTTTTTAAATTCATTTCATTAGTTTGCTTGTTAACTTTTTTAGTTGACAAGCATATCTAAAATTTGTCAAAATAATACTAAGATTTCAAATCTAAGGTTATGAATAAAAAGGAGTTTATAAATGGAATTATCTGTAAAACAAATAGGACCTGTATTGACAGTACTTGCAAGAGGCAGGATTGATATGCTTAACACTCCCACTTTTGAATTTGAAGTCAACAAAGCCATAACTGATGAAGTAAAAGAATTAATACTCGATTTTACGTACGTTGAATATCTTTCAAGCCTGGGGTTGAGGATTGTACTTGAATTGCAGAAAAAAATGAATGCAAAAGGCGGCACGATGAAATTAATGAACGTTAACGACAATATTATGGATATTTTTGAAATAACAGGATTTACAAATATTTTAACTATTGAAAATGCTTAGAACTCTAAAAGCCAAAATTATTTTAATAACTCTTGCAACGCTTCTGGTTTTAAGTGTGCTTGTTTTGCTCCTGGCTTCTAATGTTTACAATAACAATAAGCATGAAAGAGCACAGATGTGTGATATAGCTGTGGCTTATTTCAGCGAACAGGTTAATAAATCAATAGGACAATTGCAGGAAAATGCAAAGGATTTGGCTTTGATGGGCAAAATCCTTTATAAATCCGATAAAAATAATCAGGATTTGTTGGATTTTTTAGTGAAAAAGAATTTTGAAAACAACAACCTTGCCGTAGGCGGGGGGGTATGGTTTGAACCTTATAAAATAAACCCTTCAAAAGAGAGGGTTTGTGCTTATGCTTTTCATAACGACAAAGAAGTTGTTGTTGACCCGAGTTTTGCAGCAGAGCAGTACAACTACTTTACTCAAATGTGGTATACCTCCATAAAAAAAGAAATTCAGGACGGGCTGGATGTTTCCTGGACTCCGCCATACTTTGACCAGACCGGTACTCATGCACTTATGACCACAATAGGGGCAGGAATATTTGACAACGATAATAATTTGATCGGAATGTCAACCGTAGATTGGAAGCTTGATAATATAATCAAAAAAGTTTCGGAACTGAAACCCACACCGAACAGCTTTGCGCTTTTTGCGGATAAAGACAGCGGTTTTATACTTGCCCTAACAGCGAAAAATGAGGAAGGGAATTTTGTCGGCAAATCCCTGACAGATATTACCTGGTACAGCCCTGAACTTGAGACAGGCGATACTTTTAAATATAACCGCATTGATTATATGACGTTTGTTAAAATTTTAGATAACGATATGCTGCTTGTAGTTAATGTTCCTTTATCGGAACTTTACGGCGACATAACACACCACTTAAAGTTAATGCTGGCTTTGATTTTATTTACAATATTTATTATTGTATTAATAATATATGTTATTCTGACCAAAAATGTTAATAAACCCATAGATTACCTTGTAAAAACAGCTGAACAAATCGGCAACGGCGACCTGGAAGTTCAAATGAAGATTGATGAACCTCAAGAGTTTGCCGAGCTGGCCTCATCGTTTAACAAAATGACAAAAGATATTAAAGAGTATATAACGAACCTTAATAACATAACTGCGGAACAAAAAAGAATAGAATCAGAGCTTAACATTGCAAAGTCAATCCAAAACTCTGTTTTACCAAGCGTATTTCCTCCGTATCCCAGCCGTACCGAATTTGCAATTTTTGCTTCAATGCAAACAGCCAAAGAAGTCGGCGGTGATTTTTACGATTTCTTTTTTATAGATTCAGACCATTTCGCGTTTTTGATTGCCGATGTTTCAGGCAAAGGCATTCCTGCGGCTTTGTTTATGATGAATACTAAAACACTGCTTAAAAACATAGCTAAATCGGGATTGTCGCTTGATGAAGTTATGACAAGAGTAAATAATAAAATATTTAAAACCAATGAACAGGGATTTTTTGTAACTATCTTTTTGTGCGTTTTAGAGCTTTCGACAGGCAAATTATCTTACGTAAACGCAGGACATAATCCGCCGCTGATTAAACGGGTCAACGGCAAATTTGAATATTTAAAACCCGAAGCGAACCTTGTTGCGGGCGCTATGAATGATTTTCAATATAAAAGCGGCGAAGATAAGCTTAATAGCGGAGATTTTATATTTCTGTATACGGACGGCATAACAGAAGCTATGAATACAGCGCAAGAATTTTATGGCGAACAAAGACTATTGAATACGTTGAACAAAACAGAGGAAATAAATGTTGAGAATATCCTGGCTGAAGTAAAATCAGATGTGGAAAGCTTTGCAGACGACGAGGTCCAAACTGATGATATTACAATGCTTGCATTTGAGTACAAAGGAGCAAGAGCTGTTAATATGAAAGAAATAAAAGAAAAATCATTCAACGGGGTTAAGACTTTTTTACTCCCTGCAGACATTGCGAAATTTAAAAATGTTTTGGAGTGGGTGGAGGCTATGTGCGAAGATGCTGACGTGCCTCATTACCACAGAACAAAATTAAATGTTGCAATTGAAGAAATCTTTGTAAATATTTCGACTTATGCTTATCCGCCTAAAGAAGGCGATGTCGAAATCAGCTTCAAAATCAATAAAGGCAATGAAATAGAAGTAACCTTCACGGATTCGGGTACTCCTTACAATCCGCTCGAGCAAGCGCCGCCAGATATTACACTTTCGGCAGAAGAACGTCCTGTCGGCGGCTTGGGGATATTTATCGTTAAAAATTCTATGGATTTTATGGGTTATGAATTCAAAGACAGGCAAAATATTTTAACTATCAAGTTGAAGTTTACGGATGAAAACTAAACTATTAAATCGATGTCTAAAAATCAGCTTAATGCCTGTATTTTCTCTTCAATAGAGGAATGTTTATATTGAATTTTTGACGAAACAACAGGCTGGGAATATTCATATCTATTAATAGAGCGGGCGTCAACAATAGGATAAGGCGGCATAAGCCCCCATTTGAATATTGCTTTGGACATTCTTGAAAAGAATTTTTCGAGCCATTGGGATTTTTGCTCTTTTGAAATATTCTCCTTTGCCTCATGCAAAAAGGCTGCTTCCATCATCTCATCCATAGACTGGTTGAGGTTCTCAACCCGCCAAATCACCTCATCTAAAAATTCATAAGGCATAAGCGCTTCTTCCGCTAAAAGAATTTTGTTTGTAAGGGGGTTAACGGCAAGTTCGGCGCAAGGTCGTTTGTTGATAACAGACAAGGGAATAGCGTTTTTTTCTTCTCGGTTCTCGTTCATCCATTTGGCAAGCGCAAAAAGCTTGGTTTTACAAACATCAGCTATAGGAGCAAATCCCCCTGACATATCACCGTTTATGGTTGCATAACCCATATAAAGCTCTGATTTATCAGAAGTAGCTATAGGCAAACAAGCCTGAAATTCGTTTGCAATACCCCATAATATCAACGCTCTTGAGCGTGCCTGAATATTATCCATGGTAAAAGATTCTTTGTATCTGACATCCCATTTTGTTTGCACCTGTTCAAAAACTTTTTCAAAATGATTTTTGGTCAAGTCAACCATATCTTTGACAGGGGTTTCAAGGAAGTTGATTTTAAGATTTCGTGCAAGTTCCTGCGCATCGCTTTTGCTTAAATCGCTGGTTAATTTTGACGGCATGCTAAGCCCGAAAACATTTTCTGCCCCTATAGCATCAGCCAAAAGCACAGCACAAACGGTAGAATCTAAGCCCCCTGACAGACCCAAGACGGCACGTTTGAATCCTGTCTTGTTAAAGTAATCGCGAACGGCACCGGTTATCGTTAAATACGTTCTCTCTAGGTCAGGCTCGTGGTCAAGAGTAAATGCTTTTTGCGAAGTAAGTGTTTTTTCAAGTCCTTTTGGCAGCGGGAAAATATTTTCTTCATCTGAAGCAGGGTTAACGATTAAAAACTGCTCTTCAAAGTACTTGGCTCTTACTTTTAGTTCACCTTTGGCATTGTACATTCTGCTTGCACCGTCAAAAGTAATACCGTCGTTTGAGCCTGTTTGATTAACATAAATCAATGGGCAATTATATTTTTTCGACACAAAAGAGAGCATATTATGCTTTAGCTGCTCTTTTTTGGCTCTTGTAATTGAAGAGGAGCAGTTAATTAACAAACCTGGTTTATGCTTTAACATCAGTTCCTTTACGGGGTCATCAGCGTACAAATTATGTTCAAAAAACTCATCATCATTCCAGCCGTCTTCGCAAACAATAATACCCGTTTTCACCCCGTTAAGGTCAATTATCCTTGAATCAGGGTCAACCGGTGCAGGCTCAAAGTGTCTGTAATCATTAAATTCGCTATAGTTAGGCAAAAGCGATTTTCTTATGATTTTTTCAATCTTGCCGTTTGAAAGAACGGCTATGGCATTATAATATTTTTTACCTGTTTTTTCGGGATTTTTTTGGGCAAAACCTATAATGACTTTTGTCGAGGACGTCTTTGCCGCCAAAGCTTCAAGCCAT
Encoded here:
- a CDS encoding STAS domain-containing protein; amino-acid sequence: MELSVKQIGPVLTVLARGRIDMLNTPTFEFEVNKAITDEVKELILDFTYVEYLSSLGLRIVLELQKKMNAKGGTMKLMNVNDNIMDIFEITGFTNILTIENA
- a CDS encoding SpoIIE family protein phosphatase, which gives rise to MLRTLKAKIILITLATLLVLSVLVLLLASNVYNNNKHERAQMCDIAVAYFSEQVNKSIGQLQENAKDLALMGKILYKSDKNNQDLLDFLVKKNFENNNLAVGGGVWFEPYKINPSKERVCAYAFHNDKEVVVDPSFAAEQYNYFTQMWYTSIKKEIQDGLDVSWTPPYFDQTGTHALMTTIGAGIFDNDNNLIGMSTVDWKLDNIIKKVSELKPTPNSFALFADKDSGFILALTAKNEEGNFVGKSLTDITWYSPELETGDTFKYNRIDYMTFVKILDNDMLLVVNVPLSELYGDITHHLKLMLALILFTIFIIVLIIYVILTKNVNKPIDYLVKTAEQIGNGDLEVQMKIDEPQEFAELASSFNKMTKDIKEYITNLNNITAEQKRIESELNIAKSIQNSVLPSVFPPYPSRTEFAIFASMQTAKEVGGDFYDFFFIDSDHFAFLIADVSGKGIPAALFMMNTKTLLKNIAKSGLSLDEVMTRVNNKIFKTNEQGFFVTIFLCVLELSTGKLSYVNAGHNPPLIKRVNGKFEYLKPEANLVAGAMNDFQYKSGEDKLNSGDFIFLYTDGITEAMNTAQEFYGEQRLLNTLNKTEEINVENILAEVKSDVESFADDEVQTDDITMLAFEYKGARAVNMKEIKEKSFNGVKTFLLPADIAKFKNVLEWVEAMCEDADVPHYHRTKLNVAIEEIFVNISTYAYPPKEGDVEISFKINKGNEIEVTFTDSGTPYNPLEQAPPDITLSAEERPVGGLGIFIVKNSMDFMGYEFKDRQNILTIKLKFTDEN
- the nadE gene encoding NAD(+) synthase — translated: MQADNIKNLTSIIEQDLAQGNLSPQEKLDTVRKLKPLLQKGSIVLAQTNPTPGDLKGNAQKAMRYIDWAAAIEAAAVVFPEMFLIGYPIGDFIDKFPVIVEENMQWLEALAAKTSSTKVIIGFAQKNPEKTGKKYYNAIAVLSNGKIEKIIRKSLLPNYSEFNDYRHFEPAPVDPDSRIIDLNGVKTGIIVCEDGWNDDEFFEHNLYADDPVKELMLKHKPGLLINCSSSITRAKKEQLKHNMLSFVSKKYNCPLIYVNQTGSNDGITFDGASRMYNAKGELKVRAKYFEEQFLIVNPASDEENIFPLPKGLEKTLTSQKAFTLDHEPDLERTYLTITGAVRDYFNKTGFKRAVLGLSGGLDSTVCAVLLADAIGAENVFGLSMPSKLTSDLSKSDAQELARNLKINFLETPVKDMVDLTKNHFEKVFEQVQTKWDVRYKESFTMDNIQARSRALILWGIANEFQACLPIATSDKSELYMGYATINGDMSGGFAPIADVCKTKLFALAKWMNENREEKNAIPLSVINKRPCAELAVNPLTNKILLAEEALMPYEFLDEVIWRVENLNQSMDEMMEAAFLHEAKENISKEQKSQWLEKFFSRMSKAIFKWGLMPPYPIVDARSINRYEYSQPVVSSKIQYKHSSIEEKIQALS